In Musa acuminata AAA Group cultivar baxijiao chromosome BXJ2-3, Cavendish_Baxijiao_AAA, whole genome shotgun sequence, the following proteins share a genomic window:
- the LOC103978006 gene encoding protein YABBY 3 isoform X2, translating to MSLLRSRVKGSSPPAAASICQEGIDDEEDIPPPAVCLTEEELQVARILCRLPETILYFDLRLRRITSPSLPDYLRWGTRRRRSISDDPPPPLPPSPAPPPPPPGEEKEEGDGCEVPTSSSAFAVEATTSSPATPLSFPGSGGEDDDGRPSSAAPSPPPKQRFKNPKRHKEWVEEQRQKIATLTDDKAYLKRVIDEYRSRIEMLRANNSVLREAKAAAVDYSRTPNHHQNHRVIPDLNALPEEAVEEEGPAVAAAAAATSGWQDQKQQQQRSVDYKVASMEARKRRREIQREKRSCSPWMHASKALRLR from the exons ATGTCTCTCTTACGCAGCCGTGTCAAAGGTTCGTCACCCCCGGCCGCCGCCTCCATCTGCCAGGAGGGCATAGACGACGAGGAGGATATTCCGCCGCCGGCGGTGTGTCTTACGGAGGAGGAGCTGCAGGTGGCCCGCATACTCTGCAGGCTCCCCGAGACCATCCTCTACTTCGATCTCCGCCTCCGTCGCATCACTTCGCCTTCCCTGCCCGACTACCTCCGGTGGGGTACCAGACGGCGCCGCTCGATCTCGGACGACCCACCCCCTCCTCTCCCCCCATCTCctgctcctcctccgcctccaccgggagaagagaaagaggaaggcgaTGGCTGCGAGGTCCCGACCTCCTCGTCCGCCTTCGCCGTCGAAGCCACGACATCCAGCCCGGCGACGCCGCTTTCGTTCCCCGGGAGCGGCGGCGAGGACGACGACGGCAGACCGAGTTCGGCAGCGCCGTCGCCTCCACCCAAGCAGCGGTTCAAGAACCCCAAGCGGCACAAGGAG TGGGTGGAGGAACAGCGCCAAAAGATCGCCACGCTAACAGACGACAAAGCTTATCTTAAAAGG GTGATAGATGAGTATAGAAGTCGAATCGAGATGCTGAGAGCCAACAACTCCGTGCTTCGAGAG GCAAAGGCAGCTGCCGTCGATTATAGTCGAACGCCAAATCATCACCAGAACCATCGAGTCATACCCGATCTGAATGCGTTGCCCGAGGAGGCAGTGGAGGAGGAGGGCcctgcggtggcggcggcggcggcggcgacgtcgGGATGGCAAgatcagaagcagcagcagcagcggagcGTGGACTACAAGGTGGCGTCGATGGAGGCGAGGAAGAGGAGGCGGGAGATACA
- the LOC103978006 gene encoding protein YABBY 3 isoform X1: MSLLRSRVKGSSPPAAASICQEGIDDEEDIPPPAVCLTEEELQVARILCRLPETILYFDLRLRRITSPSLPDYLRWGTRRRRSISDDPPPPLPPSPAPPPPPPGEEKEEGDGCEVPTSSSAFAVEATTSSPATPLSFPGSGGEDDDGRPSSAAPSPPPKQRFKNPKRHKEWVEEQRQKIATLTDDKAYLKRVIDEYRSRIEMLRANNSVLREIDHRQAKAAAVDYSRTPNHHQNHRVIPDLNALPEEAVEEEGPAVAAAAAATSGWQDQKQQQQRSVDYKVASMEARKRRREIQREKRSCSPWMHASKALRLR; encoded by the exons ATGTCTCTCTTACGCAGCCGTGTCAAAGGTTCGTCACCCCCGGCCGCCGCCTCCATCTGCCAGGAGGGCATAGACGACGAGGAGGATATTCCGCCGCCGGCGGTGTGTCTTACGGAGGAGGAGCTGCAGGTGGCCCGCATACTCTGCAGGCTCCCCGAGACCATCCTCTACTTCGATCTCCGCCTCCGTCGCATCACTTCGCCTTCCCTGCCCGACTACCTCCGGTGGGGTACCAGACGGCGCCGCTCGATCTCGGACGACCCACCCCCTCCTCTCCCCCCATCTCctgctcctcctccgcctccaccgggagaagagaaagaggaaggcgaTGGCTGCGAGGTCCCGACCTCCTCGTCCGCCTTCGCCGTCGAAGCCACGACATCCAGCCCGGCGACGCCGCTTTCGTTCCCCGGGAGCGGCGGCGAGGACGACGACGGCAGACCGAGTTCGGCAGCGCCGTCGCCTCCACCCAAGCAGCGGTTCAAGAACCCCAAGCGGCACAAGGAG TGGGTGGAGGAACAGCGCCAAAAGATCGCCACGCTAACAGACGACAAAGCTTATCTTAAAAGG GTGATAGATGAGTATAGAAGTCGAATCGAGATGCTGAGAGCCAACAACTCCGTGCTTCGAGAG ATTGACCATCGGCAGGCAAAGGCAGCTGCCGTCGATTATAGTCGAACGCCAAATCATCACCAGAACCATCGAGTCATACCCGATCTGAATGCGTTGCCCGAGGAGGCAGTGGAGGAGGAGGGCcctgcggtggcggcggcggcggcggcgacgtcgGGATGGCAAgatcagaagcagcagcagcagcggagcGTGGACTACAAGGTGGCGTCGATGGAGGCGAGGAAGAGGAGGCGGGAGATACA